The genomic stretch CCAAGAATTTTGATACCGATTCTTGAAATGTATCAGAACGCCGATGGCTCGGTAACAATACCAAAAGTCCTTCGGCCGTATATGGGAGGAAGGGAAAGAATAGAAAGCTTTGTTTAGCAGTCGCCGTAACGGCGACTATGCTTATTGAACAGTAGTCGTTCCGATTACTGCTAAACGAATATCGGATCGTAAATGATTATTGCTTATCATACTATATTTACTACATACGGTACTTGGTTGCCGAACGACCCGCGTGGTTCATACTCAAAAGATGTTTACATCAGGCAATTACAATCCTTGGGGACTGTAAAATACGGACGCCAGAATCCGCAACCTGCAAAGAAGACTCTTCAAAAATTTTGGGCTGTAGCAAGACATTGCACAACTCGCCCGCCGTTTTTCATTAACGATAGAACAAGACCGCTTGTAGCATTGGGTTTTCGAACAGTTATTAACAGATTTAATGTTATAGTGCCTGCCTGTGCGATAATGAACGACCATGTGCATATACTTGTTATGCGACCGGAATACACGATCGAATATCTTGTCAACCAGTTAAAAGGTGCGGCTACCAAGGCGATGGAACTCGATCGTACTCCATGGACACGAAGTTTCTGGAAAACGTTTATCAATGACGCTGATACCCTAAGTGCCGCTGCCAGATATATCTGTGCTAACCCTGAGAATTCAGGCCTTCCCCCTCAATCTTGGGATTTTGTCACCCAATTGAACGTTTAGTTTGTTTAGCAGCCGTCGGAACGACGGCTTTTTATCTTGTTTAGTGTCCGTCGTCGGCACGACGACGCTTTACTCTGAATCCAGTTTAGCAGTCGCTGGCACGGCGATTTAGTGAATTTCCGTTTAGCCGTTGTCGGCACGATAACGTTTATCATTCCCGCAAAATTTATCCCCGAAAGTGCTTCGGCCATATATGGGTGGGAAAGAGAAAATAGTCACTGATTTATCAAGCTGAGCAAGTGTGCCTTTTACCGAGTACAGCTAACTTCATTTTGAGAATTGGTTTATAGGGTTACGGCTTGGTTAGTTTCGATTAGGCACCTTTTTAGAATTGTTCCTAAGTCTTTCTATTCTAAACCTTGCTTCTTTAACCCATTGCGAAAACTTAGGTATTGACTCGGAGACTTTAATAAATTCTTGGTATTCAGTAATTGCTAGTTTGACATCCCCAAATCCTTCATTTAACAGAGCGTAAATAAATTTAAACTGTGGCTTGTCAGGATATTTAGTAATAGCTTGAGTTAGGAAAAATAACACTGAATTTAATAATGCTAATGATGGTGCATATGTCATTATTCGCTTATAAATTTTTTTGGCTTCACGCAAATTCCCCTCGTATGCAAGCAAAAAAGCTTCTGAAAAATCGCATGATATTTGGGTTTCTTTTTGAAGGTTGTTACGACTCATACGAATAGATGTTTTTGCAGCAGGAATGTCACCTAAAAGAAATTGGAAAATAGCTATAAGTGCATATGAGGTAGTGCTATTGGCAGGATCAAGTTGAAGTGCTGAGTTAGTCTGTTTTAACCAAGCTTCAAGTTTTGGTTGTGGTATCTGGAATAGGCGTTCTTCGTAAAGTTCTTGAAGGTATTCAAGTCGAACTTCTTGTAACAGTGAAATGGCATACAATTGCTTTATATTTTCAATAAATCGACTAATAGGGGCAATACGTCGCCTTTGGTTATATTTTACATTAACATCGGCATATAACAGACCTAATAAAACCTTAGATTCATTGAACCTATTTTGTGAAAAAAGTCCAAGGGCGACTATATATCTAGAAAGTTCGGCGAGATTGTTTGCTACTATATTCTTATCAATAGTATTTTCTATATTCCAACCTAATTTCTTTTCAGACAACGCATCTGCTATCATCTGTGGCTTTAGTAGTATAGTTTTAATGCACGAAATGGTAAGCGATGAAAATCCTGTTAATTGTTTACCTTTTACTGTCAGGCATTCAAATCTCCCACAAATCAAAACTTGTCCCCTAGCTTTGTTTAATAGTCTGATATTTATGTCATGTGGACCTGTTAAGTGGTTTGGAGGTATCTGCTTGATTGAGATAAGATTTGTAAAATCGCGGCTACGTATTTCGGATTCTAGCCTCTTGCGAAGGTCTGATAGTTCTTTTGAAAGTTCTTCATCACGTACAGGACCAAAAAGGATCCCTATTTGCTTTTGATTAAATGTCGGAACTCGCCGTAGGCTCAGCCATATTATAAGAACTATAGCAGAAATTAATATGATGCAGGAATATAAAAAAATCCCTCTTGTAATTAAAATGTCTTGTGGTGGTAGTATCTTTGTAAATAGACCATAAACAGAAAGGAAAAACAATAAGGAAGCCAGTTCGGTTAGCAACAAACCGGTAAATGAATAAAAATAATATTTTGCTAGCCTGAAGATCTTGAGTGCATCAATCTCATCCATAAACTTGTTCCAATTTTAGATAGTACTTATCCACTTTCTGGTTTTTTCCTAACCCCATAACGCTTTTTCTCCACCGTTGCTCACCTAATTTTACCCCATTTTCTAAATTCTCACAACACTTTTGTTTTTTCCCTATCTCCTACACCTAATCCTTTTTTCAATCAAAACCGTTGGTAGTTGGGCATCTAAAATTAATTTTCTGAAATTTTTTTATCCCTTTTACCGCAACGACTTACCCAAAACCGCACTCCGAAAACCCCATAATTTTCGCATCAAACGCGCAAGTTCCTCTAATTATAGAAAGGACGTATTCTGTTCCTTGTGTAATTAGTTAAGGATTCGTTTATGGTTTTTATGTTTTCTTTATTCTGAATACTGTCTTCTGAATTCTGTATTCTGTTTTTTTCGTCTGTTGTCTGCTTCAAGCGGCTTCGGAGATTGTCTATTTACAGCGGAAAAATCAATCAAAATGAATTAAATTATGCGAAACGAACCCAATTTCCAGAAAGCCAAAAATGAACTTAACCCCCTATTCGACAATGACTAACAACCCAAAACCACGAACTACCAACTTTGAAAAACGAACCCAAACGAAGCCAATTTTATCGTTACTCGGCGCGGAGCCAGTTGGCGGCGAAAATCGCGAAGTCAGCAAAGGCGGAGAGAATAGAAAATCGAGAGTCGAAAGTTGAAAGATGAGTTATTTTGCTTTTGCCTATTACCCTTTTCTTGAAGCGCGGCGGCGATCCTGTTCTTTGAGGAAGCGTTTCCGGATTCGGATAGAATTGGGGCAGATTTCAACAAGCTCATCGGCCTGGATATATTCCATCGCCAGTTCGAGACTCATTTTTCGAGCCGGTCGGATTTGAGCGGCGTCATCTTTGCCGGCCGTACGCATATTGCTCATCTGCTTGACCCTTACCGGATTTACAGGTATGTCGTTATCCTTGCAGTGTTCGCCTACAACTTGGCCGTCGTAAATTTCTTCGCCCGGCTCGACGAAGAAGAAGCCGCGGTCGTATAAGGCGTCAAGTGCATAAGCGGTTACCCGGCCGGTGTTGGTCGCAATCATAACGCCTGCCTTGCGCTGGGGAATGGAGCCGCGCATCGGCTCGTATCTTTCGAACGAATGGTGCATAATAGCTTTGCCCTGCGTGGCGTTCATCATCCTCGCGTGCAGGCCGAACAGGCCCCGCGACGGCAGAAGAAATTCCATATGAATGAAATCGCTCGTTCCCGTTTTGGCATCTATTTTCATTACTTCGCTTCGCCGTTCGCCTAAAAGAGCCATTATGGCACTCTGGCATTCGATGGGGCAATCGACCGCAAGCAATTCTATAGGCTCGTGGTGAACGCCATCGATTACTTTTACGATTACCTCGGGTTTGCCGACACAAATCTCGTAACCTTCCCGTCGCATATTCTCCAGCAGGATACCGAGATGCATCAGGCCGCGGCCTGAGACAATAAATTCTTCGGGCGTCAGGCCGGGCTCAACTCTTAGCGCGACATTATGCTGAAGCTCCCTTTCGAGCCGTTCGCCGATTTGCCTGCTGGTAACGTATTTGCCGTCGCGGCCGGCGAAAGGGCCATCGTTGACGCGGAAGGTCATTGACATTGTCGGCTCATCGACGGCGATAACAGCGAGCCGAGAGGGATTATCGGCACAGGCGATAGTGTTGCCGATATCGATGGGGTCAAGGCCTGATACCGCGCATATATCGCCGGCTAAAACGGTCGGGACCTGCTTTCGGCCGAGGCCGTCGAAAAGATGGACCTGCAGGACCTTCTGCAGGGTATGGACATTGTCGGCGTCGATGACAGTAACATTCTGGCCCTCGCTTATTTGTCCCGCGAAGACACGACCCACGGCGATTTGTCCCACATAATCGGAATATTCAAGACTGGTTACGAGCATCTGCAGCGGAGCGTCGGGGATAACCTGCGGGGGAGGGACATTTTTGATGATGGTCTCGAATACGAGCTGCATATTGCTTGTCTTTATGTCGGGGTCGGTTGTCGCCCAGCCCTGCCTTGCGGAGGCGTAAACGATGGGGAAATCGAGGGCCTTATCGTCGGCGCCGAGCTGAACGAGCAAATCGAATATCTCGTTGACAACGTCGTGCGGGCGGCTGTTTTCGCGGTCAATCTTATTGACTACAACAATGGGCCTTACTTCATTCTCGAGGGCCTTGCTTAAGACGAATCTTGTCTGCGGCATAGGGCCTTCGAACGCATCGACCAAAAGGAGGACGCCGTCGGCCATCTTCAGGACTCGTTCGACCTCTCCGCCGAAATCGGCGTGGCCGGGCGTGTCGATTATATTAATCTTGTATTCGTTGCCTTCGGCGTCGGTATAGTAAATCGCGCAGTTTTTGCTGAGGATTGTTATGCCCCGCTCGCGCTCGATGGGGTTCGAATCCATAATCAAGTCGTGCTTGCTGCCGGCCAGCTTGTCGAGCTCCTCGGTCCGGAACGTGCCGGACTGGTAGAGAAGCTGGTCAACCAGGGTCGTTTTGCCGTGGTCAACGTGGGCGATTATCGCCACATTACGAATATAGTCTGAATACATAATAAACTCTAAACAGGGAATTCATTCAAGATTCGGTTCAATCCTTGTTGTGAGAGCGAACTATATTAC from Phycisphaerae bacterium encodes the following:
- a CDS encoding transposase, coding for MIIAYHTIFTTYGTWLPNDPRGSYSKDVYIRQLQSLGTVKYGRQNPQPAKKTLQKFWAVARHCTTRPPFFINDRTRPLVALGFRTVINRFNVIVPACAIMNDHVHILVMRPEYTIEYLVNQLKGAATKAMELDRTPWTRSFWKTFINDADTLSAAARYICANPENSGLPPQSWDFVTQLNV
- the typA gene encoding translational GTPase TypA, which gives rise to MYSDYIRNVAIIAHVDHGKTTLVDQLLYQSGTFRTEELDKLAGSKHDLIMDSNPIERERGITILSKNCAIYYTDAEGNEYKINIIDTPGHADFGGEVERVLKMADGVLLLVDAFEGPMPQTRFVLSKALENEVRPIVVVNKIDRENSRPHDVVNEIFDLLVQLGADDKALDFPIVYASARQGWATTDPDIKTSNMQLVFETIIKNVPPPQVIPDAPLQMLVTSLEYSDYVGQIAVGRVFAGQISEGQNVTVIDADNVHTLQKVLQVHLFDGLGRKQVPTVLAGDICAVSGLDPIDIGNTIACADNPSRLAVIAVDEPTMSMTFRVNDGPFAGRDGKYVTSRQIGERLERELQHNVALRVEPGLTPEEFIVSGRGLMHLGILLENMRREGYEICVGKPEVIVKVIDGVHHEPIELLAVDCPIECQSAIMALLGERRSEVMKIDAKTGTSDFIHMEFLLPSRGLFGLHARMMNATQGKAIMHHSFERYEPMRGSIPQRKAGVMIATNTGRVTAYALDALYDRGFFFVEPGEEIYDGQVVGEHCKDNDIPVNPVRVKQMSNMRTAGKDDAAQIRPARKMSLELAMEYIQADELVEICPNSIRIRKRFLKEQDRRRASRKG